The following are encoded in a window of Vigna unguiculata cultivar IT97K-499-35 chromosome 8, ASM411807v1, whole genome shotgun sequence genomic DNA:
- the LOC114195248 gene encoding uncharacterized protein LOC114195248, translated as MGVLSNMIDRENLKPGDHIYSWRQAYIYAHHGIYVGDGMVIHFTRGAGQEIGTGTVLDNFLLSSSPTHSSDTPCARCGDQTGTDGVFSSCLDCFLAGGNLYIFEYGVSPAFFLAKARGGTCTLKQSDPTDEVLHRSSFLLENGFGGYNIFKNNCEDFAIYCKTGLLVSTSISVGRSGQLASYISAASTVVSTPLRFLTTSFSGLALVSFGMYCVGRLMSDIGVRRDVLKVPVERLIATPGLDISERTTQMAKED; from the exons atgggAGTGTTATCCAATATGATCGACCGTGAAAATCTGAAGCCCGGTGATCACATTTACTCTTGGAGGCAAGCCTACATCTATGCGCACCACG GAATATATGTTGGCGATGGAATGGTGATCCACTTTACCAGAGGAGCAGGTCAAGAAATTGGAACAGGAACTGTGTTGGACAATTTCCTTTTAAGTTCATCTCCCACTCATTCTTCTGACACTCCATGCGCAAGATGTGGTGACCAAACTGGGACCGATGGTGTCTTCTCTTCCTGTTTGGATTGTTTTCTTGCCGGTGGTAATCTATACATCTTTGAGTATGGGGTATCACCTGCATTTTTTCTAGCCAAAGCTCGAGGAGGTACCTGCACTCTAAAACAATCTGATCCAACAGATGAGGTCCTTCATCGGTCTTCATTTCTTCTCGAAAATGGGTTTGGTGGCTACAATATTTTCAAGAATAACTGTGAAGACTTTGCAATTTACTGCAAAACAGGTCTGCTTGTGTCCACAAGCATCAGTGTTGGCCGCAGTGGGCAATTGGCATCTTACATATCTGCTGCTAGTACTGTGGTTTCCACACCGCTTCGTTTTCTGACCACCAGTTTCAGTGGTTTGGCATTGGTTAGTTTTGGCATGTACTGTGTTGGAAGGTTGATGTCTGATATTGGAGTACGGCGTGATGTGCTGAAAGTTCCAGTGGAAAGGCTTATAGCTACACCTGGCCTGGATATATCAGAGAGGACAACTCAGATGGCCAAGGAAGATTAA